In Leptospira bouyouniensis, the following proteins share a genomic window:
- a CDS encoding bactofilin family protein, which yields MSNPSTEEEFLVNSIIGEGAEFTGEFKFPGLIRIDGKFRGVLETTGKVLIGKSGIVDTDIKARVVVAGGEIRGNIYATERVTLLSSCRLEGDIVTPRLIVEEGVVFHGKCTINPTRH from the coding sequence ATGTCGAACCCATCTACAGAAGAAGAATTTTTAGTTAATAGCATCATTGGAGAAGGGGCTGAGTTCACTGGTGAATTTAAGTTCCCTGGCCTCATACGAATCGATGGAAAATTCCGTGGAGTTTTAGAAACCACAGGAAAGGTCCTTATCGGAAAATCAGGAATCGTCGATACAGATATCAAAGCACGTGTGGTGGTTGCCGGCGGAGAAATTCGTGGTAATATTTATGCAACAGAACGTGTGACACTACTTTCCAGTTGCCGCCTCGAAGGAGACATTGTCACTCCAAGGCTTATCGTTGAGGAAGGTGTAGTGTTCCATGGAAAGTGTACAATTAACCCCACTCGTCATTAG